From a single Metopolophium dirhodum isolate CAU chromosome 6, ASM1992520v1, whole genome shotgun sequence genomic region:
- the LOC132947513 gene encoding uncharacterized protein LOC132947513 has protein sequence MMDDSYLDVTADYVDECKITQKSYHSFTPYSSTALSYNEEIRINVQNMDSYTLPCESYIYIEGKINKPTDAVGEVRFSNNGLAFLFSEMRYEINGIEIQKLKSPGVSSCLKAYCSYTPNDLNALENAAWDSAMDSEDNKNFMTNNIFSGCIPLKHVFGFCEDYKKILLNCNQQLILNRASTDLDAIHVVGAGATEAVDKNKKITIELTKVTWKMPIIKVSDKEKLKLLKVLDSRKTLSCAFRTWDLCEYPVLPRNTSHSWTVKSSSLLEKPRFVLFGLQTSRKNNIENDAGRFDHCQLKNLKVHLNSEVYPYEDFRADFKNNTTSILYKAYTDFQKSYYERDYCEPLLSKHIFQNYVPIIVVDLSYQNDNVKSSTVDLRIDFETDTVIPEKTSAYCLILHDQIITYNPFSGDVRKL, from the coding sequence ATGATGGATGACTCATATTTAGACGTGACAGCCGACTATGTCGACGAatgtaaaataactcaaaagaGTTACCATTCGTTCACACCATATTCAAGCACCGCTCTATCATACAATGAAGAAATTAGAATTAATGTTCAAAACATGGATTCTTACACTTTGCCTTGTGAGAGTTATATTTACATTGAggggaaaataaataaacctaCCGATGCAGTTGGAGAAGTTCGATTTTCGAATAACGGATTGGCATTTTTATTCTCCGAGATGCGATATGAAATAAACGGAATAGAAATACAGAAATTGAAATCACCTGGAGTGTCTTCTTGTTTGAAAGCATACTGCTCGTATACTCCAAACGATTTGAATGCGTTAGAGAATGCGGCTTGGGACTCGGCGATGGATAGTgaagataataaaaattttatgaccaataatatattttccggATGTATTCCTCTAAAACATGTATTCGGGTTTTGCGaagattataagaaaatattactcAATTGCAATCAGCAACTGATTTTGAATCGCGCATCTACCGACCTTGATGCGATACACGTTGTTGGTGCGGGTGCAACTGAAGccgttgataaaaataaaaaaattacaattgaacTTACTAAGGTGACATGGAAGATGCCTATTATCAAAGTCagtgataaagaaaaattaaagttattgaaAGTATTAGATTCTCGTAAAACACTGTCATGTGCGTTCAGGACCTGGGATCTATGTGAGTATCCAGTGCTCCCTAGAAACACTTCTCATTCGTGGACTGTTAAGTCTAGCAGCTTACTGGAAAAACCAAGATTTGTTTTGTTTGGATTACAAACAAGTAGAAAAAACAATATCGAAAACGATGCTGGTCGGTTTGATCATTGTCAACTGAAAAATCTTAAGGTACACTTAAACTCTGAAGTGTATCCATATGAAGACTTTCGagctgattttaaaaataataccaccAGCATACTCTACAAAGCTTATACAGACTTTCAAAAATCGTATTACGAAAGAGATTATTGTGAACCGTTgttatcaaaacatatttttcaaaactatgtgCCAATCATCGTTGTCGATTTGTCGTATCAGAATGATAACGTTAAATCATCGACCGTGGACCTACGAATAGACTTTGAAACGGACACAGTTATTCCAGAAAAGACATCGGCTTATTGTTTAATACTACATGATCAGATTATAACTTACAATCCGTTTAGTGGAGatgttagaaaattgtaa
- the LOC132947515 gene encoding uncharacterized protein LOC132947515: MAGSIGNMAAIYKKKTFAYVPPSPPADLIEATSYTLDFASRKFILVGIDPTEQLQTVVLLLTSSRYVKISIDFLRRIFSLMGNILSFILNIPQSNKRIIFLETDAYKISSMVYNGSNVLVIESKTEDGCRVLLSRSDLIKLQELEWCITASINEKEEKIKPVIIKQISDYCEYLMEKCLQSDSPPNNLREMEIFIRNVEVIQSKKTPNLGQIKMFATKQLAELCMAHRKVPTEVVYDKNCKSLSSLSPSNACDEINPLEDNDLVEYGYSPISPNYSPGNNIAKSIGERDGSINSLPPHTSDEYELDSQYPPWHHNPDLYLRQQALVVDENDGPTSFNLSPSSPPALLGFTGQKLAKKKKKPSMRSVKRKLF, translated from the exons ATGGCTGGTTCAATTGGAAACATGGCTGCCATATACAAAAAGAAGACGTTCGCGTACGTTCCTCCATCACCACCGGCTGACCTCATCGAAGCTACAAGCTACACACTGGATTTTGCGAGCCGTAAATTTATACTTGTCGGTATCGATCCGACAGAACAACTTCAAACAGTTGTTCTCTTATTAACATCATCACGTTATGTGAAAATAAGTATAGATTTTCTAAGACGGATATTCTCACTTATGGGTAACATactatcatttatattaaacataccaCAGTCCAATAAACGGATCATTTTTCTCGAAACCgatgcttataaaatatcaagtatGGTGTATAACGGTTCAAACGTTCTGGTAATTGAATCCAAGACTGAAGATGGATGTAGAGTTTTATTAAGTCGTTCAGATTTAATAAAACTCCAGGAATTAGAATGGTGTATTACTGCTAGTATTaatgaaaaagaagaaaaaataaaaccagtAATTATCAAGCAAATTAGTGATTATTGCGAGTATTTGATGGAAAAATGCTTGCAATCGGATTCACCGCCCAACAATTTGAGGGAAATGGAAATTTTCATTCGGAACGTTGAAGTCATACAGAGTAAGAAGACACCTAACCTCggtcaaattaaaatgtttgcgaCTAAACAATTGGCCGAACTTTGTATGGCTCATCGGAAAGTACCTACAGAagtg gtatatgaTAAGAATTGCAAATCGCTGTCATCTTTATCACCCAGCAATGCTTGTGATGAAATTAATCCGTTGGAGGATAATGATTTAGTTGag TACGGGTATTCACCGATATCGCCAAACTATTCTCCAGGCAACAATATagctaaa tcTATCGGTGAACGCGATGGATCTATCAACAGTCTACCGCCACATACATCCGATGAATATGAGTTAGATTCACAATACCCTCCATGGCATCACAACCCAGATCTATACCTACGCCAACAAGCTTTAGTAGTTGATGAGAATGATGGTCCAACGTCTTTCAACCTCTCACCATCATCCCCTCCAGCTCTTCTAGGATTCACGGGACAAAagttggcaaaaaaaaaaaaaaaaccatctatGCGGAGCGTAAAAcgcaaactattttaa